A region of Selenomonadales bacterium 4137-cl DNA encodes the following proteins:
- a CDS encoding site-specific integrase has translation MPKKRVNNTGSVYHESGRGYRAQVSLEDGRRVSKRFSDSDLGQQQAYDWLHEQLHHISKGVFVAPTDITLGEWLLEWLEIYSKQNVRQRTFERYVSLAKHVNPIAGYRLQDLKPTHFQKLYVSLGHYSGETRKKVHNILHAALKQAIHDKLLPYNPMEGVTPPKVVRKEVITFSKEEMEALLGYAKTHRWYPALLLAAHTGMRLGEVLGLRWQDADFNDRCIYVRQTLQHPSTGIKFEPPKSKASRRKISIPEETVATLREHHRQCMEDLILRNNPHGLYFTANNGSPIQPKNFERWWAKLQLRINDEWQELDKQREELLAKKISAKSQEYREIVAKQKVAQEKHHKKFHAFRHTHATDLLASGENIMDVARRLGHSKASTTLDLYGHAIPANDQRIAEKVGKLYKL, from the coding sequence ATGCCTAAAAAGCGCGTAAATAATACCGGTAGCGTTTATCATGAATCTGGCCGTGGCTATCGAGCACAGGTTTCTTTAGAGGATGGCCGACGAGTATCAAAACGATTTTCTGATTCAGATTTAGGGCAACAACAAGCTTACGATTGGCTTCATGAGCAATTACATCATATCTCAAAAGGTGTTTTTGTAGCGCCGACAGACATAACTCTTGGTGAATGGCTCCTGGAATGGCTTGAAATCTACAGCAAGCAGAACGTCCGGCAAAGGACTTTTGAACGTTACGTTTCCCTTGCCAAACACGTCAATCCCATAGCAGGGTACCGGCTCCAAGATTTAAAACCAACCCATTTCCAGAAACTCTATGTTTCTTTGGGTCATTATTCCGGAGAAACGCGAAAGAAGGTTCACAATATCCTTCACGCCGCGCTAAAACAAGCAATCCACGACAAACTGTTACCTTATAATCCGATGGAAGGAGTAACACCTCCGAAAGTAGTACGGAAAGAAGTAATCACTTTCTCTAAAGAAGAAATGGAGGCTCTATTGGGTTATGCTAAAACACACCGGTGGTATCCCGCTCTGCTTTTGGCAGCCCATACCGGCATGCGATTAGGTGAGGTCCTTGGCCTTCGCTGGCAAGACGCCGATTTCAATGACCGGTGTATTTACGTGCGGCAAACCTTGCAGCACCCTAGCACCGGTATAAAATTTGAGCCGCCAAAGAGCAAAGCCAGCCGTCGGAAAATATCCATCCCTGAAGAGACGGTGGCTACTCTCCGCGAACATCATAGGCAGTGTATGGAAGACCTGATCCTAAGAAATAACCCGCACGGCCTCTACTTCACAGCCAATAACGGGTCACCGATACAGCCGAAAAACTTTGAGCGCTGGTGGGCGAAGCTCCAACTACGTATCAACGATGAGTGGCAGGAACTCGATAAACAACGGGAGGAGCTGCTAGCAAAGAAAATCAGCGCAAAGAGCCAAGAATATCGAGAGATAGTAGCCAAGCAGAAGGTTGCTCAGGAGAAACATCACAAAAAATTCCATGCTTTTCGACATACTCACGCCACTGATTTACTGGCCAGCGGCGAGAATATTATGGACGTAGCCCGCCGGCTAGGGCACTCGAAGGCATCTACGACACTCGACCTTTACGGCCACGCTATCCCAGCAAATGATCAGAGGATAGCCGAAAAGGTTGGTAAATTATATAAATTATAA
- a CDS encoding LysE family transporter — MVSDLFFQGLVLGFSIAAPVGPIGVLCIRRTLAGGPLRGFVTGLGTATADAIYGLVAALGLTAVAAMLVDHQTYLRLGGGLFLCYLGWTAFRAAPARQAAAGIGGSLPGDYLSAFALTLTNPLTVLSFAAVFAGVGVGGGQDSRGAALLVLGVFAGSLLWWLILSGATGLLRAELGPSRLVWVNRLSGIVIAAFGLACLLSLA; from the coding sequence ATGGTTTCAGACCTCTTTTTCCAGGGCCTTGTGCTTGGGTTCTCTATTGCCGCCCCCGTCGGGCCCATCGGCGTTCTCTGCATCCGCCGCACCCTCGCCGGCGGTCCTCTCCGCGGTTTTGTCACCGGCCTCGGCACCGCCACCGCCGACGCCATCTACGGTCTCGTCGCCGCCCTTGGGCTTACCGCCGTCGCCGCTATGCTTGTCGATCATCAGACATATCTTCGGCTCGGCGGCGGCCTCTTTCTCTGCTATCTCGGCTGGACGGCTTTCCGGGCCGCGCCTGCCCGGCAGGCTGCCGCCGGAATCGGCGGCAGCCTGCCGGGCGATTACCTTTCCGCCTTCGCTCTCACCCTCACCAACCCCCTTACCGTTCTCTCCTTTGCCGCCGTCTTCGCCGGCGTAGGCGTCGGCGGCGGTCAGGACAGCCGCGGCGCCGCCCTTCTCGTCCTCGGCGTCTTCGCCGGCTCACTGCTGTGGTGGTTGATATTAAGCGGCGCCACCGGTCTTCTCCGCGCCGAACTGGGCCCCTCCCGGCTGGTGTGGGTAAACAGGCTCTCCGGCATAGTCATCGCCGCCTTCGGGCTTGCCTGCCTGCTCAGCCTCGCCTGA
- a CDS encoding LapA family protein, protein MAYLTLLAAAILSFATAFFAVQNSSLVTVNLFTRTFEASLVIVILGAATLGFITALLLGMFVQIKTRYRLFKAERRIAQLEAELQDKQPAKPDEKEEPPQEPPACDPGAPS, encoded by the coding sequence ATGGCATATCTGACATTGCTGGCAGCCGCCATCCTATCGTTCGCTACGGCGTTCTTCGCCGTCCAGAACAGCAGCCTGGTCACCGTGAACCTGTTTACCCGGACCTTCGAGGCGTCGCTCGTTATCGTCATCCTCGGGGCCGCCACGCTCGGCTTCATCACCGCGCTTCTCCTCGGCATGTTCGTCCAGATTAAGACGCGGTACCGGCTTTTCAAAGCCGAAAGGCGCATCGCCCAGCTTGAGGCCGAACTGCAGGACAAGCAGCCGGCCAAGCCTGACGAGAAGGAAGAACCGCCGCAGGAACCGCCCGCCTGCGACCCCGGAGCGCCGTCGTAA
- a CDS encoding PAS domain S-box protein: MSAFLRFRQFALRLYGWLRPDLAVLLFGFFVLCAIWGGAYWQTEKDRQVTLDAIRHDGATLSVTFEENVNRILKLYDQYLKIIKANYEENQAVTPELRRLIISLARDPVVNQGAIINPAGEMVVSLLLPPSGLTFSREPHFLAQQKATLGGLYVGEPFIGRVSGKPSIALSRRISNPDGTFGGIAYLALSADYLSSFYRDMGLDEHYVIRVIGTDRTVRASSTPSEVGARVAGGPLFDALAKSPAGFFVADDSVFGQRLLVSYRLMRDYPLVVQVGVSQAVLAPLEQRRNLYIGVAWAASIFVVIFTAGIVGRARRLRLSEERFRTVVTNTPLIIYSLDEYGHFTLNEGRGLGRLGLRPGAYVGQSIFDIFKARPESLDSVRQALGGERVYFDQVIDGVYLSNRMVPMLDGAGRVKGVIGAAIDITEQKQAEERLRENEERLQESFDELYAAHEELLATEEELRLQYNIATEREEAIARRNAVLASLHEVAVGLVNRLDLYEVLTAIVAQASNLIGTPHAFLCLVDEHAGVIETKVGCGVFAGNIGNKVALTDGLLGKAYQSGEVCLVDDYSAWENRLPGEFHDNLQSVVEVPLKDGDKVIGIFGLSYLAGERKFTADEVALLGQFAELAAIALVNARLYTNLSATEHKLRDSHQDLTAAHEELLATEEELRLRYDEVLQANEQISRKNALLSIGQQTVLGVINKLDMDELLAAIIMQAAAITGVTDAFVSLPSDDGAILNIKAGLGIYSGEFPPVAVGKGLMGKVFVTGKTEVVNDYPRWPDRFTSPIGGKIHALAAAPLRDGQKIAGVLGLAHTEPGRSFDAEQIGLLEYFCEFASLALANAALHSSLQSELDERRQSETTLSEILDSTNDAIIVNDQNGGIAWTNRRTVEMFGYTEDELKQHGAVLISTPQNYPAAVEVMRRAVNEGPQTYLRETATKSGQRIVVEINARRATIDGQVCCLTVMRDITAKMQIEKDLAESEAEKQAVLDAIPDLMLIFDQNGTLLNYRKPEEIETLAEIEPETIGRNIDDLLPDDVADNFRRCISQAIATGKTQFYEYNINVRGALRYRDMRFSKVGDAVVLAMMRDMTAIKHSEAQIEFLSMHDPLTGVYNRTYFEDAMRKAAWLDKRGIAVLVCDVDGLKLINDTLGHRAGDDLLRVVAAGLRYTVVSGNDIVARIGGDEFAVIIYAPDKDKIERALEKMDRFVADYNNNNPQLPLSLSIGWAADYTSGTRAEELFKLADNEMYRRKLHQSQSMRSSIVQTMMRALEERDHITEGHADRLQHLAEKLGQQLDLPGGRLADIRLLAKFHDIGKVGIPDSILNKPGRLTEEEMTIMRRHCEIGYRIARASSELSPIAEWILKHQEWWNGKGYPLGIAGEDIPLECRILGIVDAYDAMTSNRPYRQALSHDEALAEIARCAGSQFDPHLAELFIKLFY; encoded by the coding sequence TTGAGTGCTTTCCTGCGGTTCAGGCAGTTTGCTTTGCGTCTGTACGGATGGCTGCGGCCCGATCTGGCCGTTTTGCTGTTCGGTTTTTTTGTCTTATGCGCCATCTGGGGCGGAGCATATTGGCAAACGGAAAAAGACCGACAAGTCACCCTCGACGCCATCAGGCACGATGGCGCAACCCTCAGCGTCACCTTCGAGGAAAACGTCAACAGGATACTGAAACTATACGACCAGTATCTGAAAATAATCAAGGCCAATTACGAAGAAAATCAGGCCGTCACTCCCGAACTTCGCCGGCTTATCATCAGCCTCGCCCGCGACCCGGTCGTAAACCAGGGGGCGATAATCAACCCGGCCGGCGAAATGGTCGTCAGCCTGTTGCTCCCCCCGTCCGGACTGACCTTCTCCCGTGAGCCCCATTTTCTCGCCCAGCAAAAAGCGACGCTCGGCGGCCTCTACGTAGGGGAGCCCTTCATAGGACGCGTTTCCGGCAAACCCTCCATTGCCCTCAGCCGCCGCATCAGCAATCCCGACGGCACCTTCGGCGGCATCGCCTACCTCGCCCTGTCCGCCGACTACCTGTCCAGCTTCTACCGGGATATGGGCCTCGACGAGCACTACGTCATCAGGGTCATCGGCACCGACCGGACGGTCCGCGCCAGCAGCACACCCAGCGAAGTCGGCGCCCGGGTAGCCGGCGGCCCGCTGTTTGACGCACTCGCCAAAAGTCCGGCAGGCTTTTTCGTGGCTGACGACAGCGTCTTCGGGCAGCGGTTGCTGGTTAGCTACCGCCTGATGCGCGACTATCCGCTCGTCGTCCAGGTCGGCGTATCTCAGGCCGTCCTCGCCCCCCTGGAGCAGCGGCGCAATCTCTACATAGGCGTCGCCTGGGCTGCCAGCATCTTCGTCGTCATCTTCACCGCCGGAATCGTCGGCCGTGCCCGCAGGCTCCGCCTGAGCGAGGAGCGGTTCAGGACAGTAGTGACGAATACGCCCCTCATAATTTACTCCCTCGATGAATACGGCCACTTTACCCTCAACGAAGGGCGCGGCCTCGGAAGACTCGGCCTCCGGCCGGGGGCATACGTCGGTCAGTCGATATTCGACATCTTCAAAGCCCGTCCGGAAAGCTTGGATAGCGTGCGACAGGCGCTCGGCGGGGAGCGTGTCTATTTCGACCAAGTTATCGACGGCGTCTATTTAAGCAACCGGATGGTGCCAATGCTTGACGGCGCCGGACGGGTAAAGGGCGTCATCGGCGCCGCTATTGACATCACCGAGCAGAAACAGGCCGAAGAGCGGCTGAGGGAAAACGAAGAGCGACTGCAGGAAAGCTTCGACGAACTGTACGCCGCCCACGAAGAGCTGCTCGCCACCGAAGAGGAACTGCGGCTGCAATACAACATCGCCACCGAGCGGGAAGAAGCCATCGCCCGCCGCAACGCCGTCCTCGCCTCGCTTCACGAAGTGGCTGTCGGCCTTGTTAACAGGCTTGACCTTTACGAAGTACTCACCGCCATTGTCGCCCAAGCCTCCAATCTCATCGGCACCCCCCACGCCTTCCTCTGCCTGGTCGACGAACACGCAGGCGTAATCGAAACGAAAGTCGGCTGCGGCGTATTTGCCGGGAACATAGGCAACAAGGTCGCCCTAACTGACGGACTGCTGGGCAAAGCCTACCAAAGCGGCGAAGTCTGCCTCGTCGACGACTATTCCGCCTGGGAAAACCGCCTGCCGGGCGAATTCCACGACAACCTGCAAAGCGTGGTCGAGGTCCCGCTTAAAGACGGGGACAAAGTCATCGGTATCTTCGGCCTCAGCTACCTGGCCGGCGAGCGGAAGTTCACCGCCGACGAAGTCGCCCTCCTCGGCCAGTTCGCCGAACTGGCCGCCATTGCCCTCGTCAACGCCCGCCTCTATACCAACCTCTCGGCAACCGAGCACAAGCTGCGGGACAGCCACCAAGACCTAACCGCCGCCCACGAAGAACTGCTTGCCACCGAAGAGGAGCTCCGCCTGCGCTACGACGAAGTTTTGCAGGCCAACGAACAGATATCGCGGAAAAATGCCCTTCTGTCCATTGGGCAGCAGACCGTCCTGGGCGTCATCAATAAACTAGATATGGACGAACTGCTGGCCGCCATCATCATGCAGGCGGCCGCCATAACCGGCGTCACCGACGCCTTCGTTTCCCTCCCGTCCGACGACGGCGCCATCCTCAACATAAAAGCCGGCCTCGGCATCTACAGCGGCGAGTTTCCCCCCGTTGCCGTCGGCAAGGGGCTCATGGGCAAAGTCTTCGTCACCGGCAAAACGGAAGTCGTCAACGACTACCCGCGTTGGCCGGACAGATTCACCTCCCCGATCGGCGGCAAAATCCACGCCCTCGCCGCCGCCCCCCTGCGTGACGGCCAAAAGATCGCCGGCGTTCTCGGCCTGGCCCACACCGAACCGGGACGGAGCTTCGACGCCGAGCAGATCGGCCTCCTGGAGTACTTCTGCGAATTCGCCTCCCTCGCCCTTGCCAACGCCGCCCTCCACTCCTCCCTCCAGAGCGAACTCGACGAACGGCGGCAAAGCGAAACCACCCTCAGCGAAATCCTCGACAGCACCAACGACGCCATCATCGTCAACGATCAGAACGGCGGCATCGCCTGGACCAACCGCCGCACCGTCGAAATGTTCGGCTACACTGAAGACGAACTTAAGCAGCATGGGGCGGTCCTTATTTCCACCCCCCAGAACTACCCTGCCGCCGTCGAAGTCATGCGCAGGGCCGTCAACGAAGGCCCGCAGACCTACCTGCGCGAAACCGCGACCAAAAGCGGGCAGAGAATCGTGGTCGAGATAAACGCCCGGCGTGCGACCATCGACGGCCAAGTATGCTGTCTGACGGTCATGCGCGACATCACCGCGAAGATGCAGATCGAAAAAGATCTTGCCGAATCCGAAGCGGAAAAACAGGCCGTCCTCGACGCCATTCCCGACCTCATGCTCATTTTCGACCAGAACGGCACCCTGCTTAACTACCGTAAGCCCGAAGAAATCGAAACCCTTGCCGAAATCGAGCCGGAAACCATCGGCCGTAACATCGACGACCTCCTTCCCGACGACGTCGCCGACAACTTCCGCCGCTGCATCAGCCAGGCAATCGCCACCGGCAAAACCCAGTTCTATGAATACAACATCAACGTTCGCGGCGCCCTCCGCTACCGCGACATGCGCTTCTCGAAAGTCGGCGATGCCGTCGTCCTCGCCATGATGCGGGACATGACCGCCATCAAACACTCCGAGGCCCAAATCGAATTTCTCAGCATGCACGACCCCCTCACCGGCGTCTACAACCGGACCTACTTCGAAGACGCCATGCGCAAAGCTGCCTGGCTGGACAAGCGCGGCATCGCCGTCCTCGTCTGCGACGTCGACGGTCTCAAACTCATCAACGACACCCTTGGCCACCGCGCCGGCGACGATCTCCTCCGCGTCGTAGCCGCCGGCCTTCGGTACACCGTAGTTTCCGGCAATGACATCGTAGCCCGGATAGGCGGCGACGAATTTGCCGTCATCATCTACGCCCCCGACAAAGATAAAATCGAGCGTGCCCTCGAAAAAATGGATCGGTTTGTCGCCGACTACAACAACAATAACCCCCAATTGCCCCTTAGCCTGTCCATCGGCTGGGCGGCCGACTACACAAGCGGCACGCGGGCCGAAGAACTCTTCAAACTCGCCGACAATGAAATGTACCGCCGGAAACTCCACCAGAGCCAAAGCATGAGGAGCTCCATCGTCCAGACCATGATGAGAGCGCTCGAAGAGCGCGATCACATCACCGAAGGCCATGCCGATCGCCTCCAGCACCTCGCCGAAAAACTCGGCCAACAACTGGATCTGCCCGGAGGACGGCTGGCCGACATCAGGCTGTTGGCCAAGTTTCACGACATCGGCAAAGTCGGCATCCCCGACAGCATCCTCAACAAGCCCGGCCGCCTCACCGAAGAAGAAATGACCATCATGCGACGGCATTGCGAAATCGGCTACCGGATCGCCCGCGCCTCCTCCGAACTATCCCCCATCGCCGAATGGATCCTCAAGCACCAGGAATGGTGGAACGGCAAAGGCTATCCCCTCGGCATAGCAGGTGAAGACATCCCGCTCGAATGCCGCATCCTCGGCATCGTAGACGCATACGACGCCATGACCAGCAACAGGCCTTATCGCCAGGCCCTCTCCCACGACGAAGCCCTTGCCGAAATCGCCCGGTGCGCCGGCAGCCAATTCGATCCCCACCTCGCCGAGCTGTTCATAAAACTATTCTACTAA
- a CDS encoding toxin-antitoxin system HicB family antitoxin, whose translation MNERRRDFAYYASLPYKIEFHPAAEGGYVASIPDLPGCITQGETSEETLRMIEDAKGAWIDAALAEGIAIPEPVPEADEYSGKFNLRIPRSLHRDLARRAEEEDVSLNTLATYLLSACMGKQLTTK comes from the coding sequence ATGAACGAAAGAAGGAGGGACTTTGCGTATTACGCTTCCTTGCCGTATAAAATTGAATTTCATCCAGCGGCAGAAGGCGGGTATGTAGCGTCGATCCCCGACTTGCCGGGGTGCATTACCCAGGGTGAAACCTCGGAAGAGACGCTGCGTATGATTGAGGACGCGAAGGGCGCTTGGATAGATGCTGCTTTAGCGGAAGGGATTGCAATTCCCGAGCCGGTTCCCGAAGCAGATGAATATAGCGGTAAATTTAATCTTAGAATTCCGCGATCTCTCCATCGCGATTTAGCTAGGAGAGCGGAAGAAGAGGACGTAAGCTTAAATACTTTAGCAACTTATCTTCTGTCAGCTTGTATGGGTAAACAGCTAACCACTAAATAG
- a CDS encoding phosphoribosyltransferase family protein, with protein sequence MYQDRCQAGEALAAELADRGYGSVSLFAVPRGGVIVAAPVAERLGVRIDILVTRKIGHPANPEVAIGAVMADGTAVLDEEIIRAYAVPTEYLDRAIAREFAEIERRMIAYTGSAATPDITGRTAVIVDDGIATGYTIRAAIAWLKTLRPSGIVVAVPVAPPETVAAIADVDEVICPLQPAAFMAVGQHYREFPQNSDQEVQSILNRFNTKR encoded by the coding sequence ATGTACCAAGACCGCTGCCAAGCCGGGGAAGCCCTCGCCGCCGAACTGGCCGACCGCGGATACGGGAGCGTCAGCCTCTTCGCCGTGCCCCGGGGCGGCGTCATCGTCGCCGCCCCGGTAGCCGAACGTCTCGGTGTGCGAATCGACATCCTCGTCACCCGTAAGATCGGACATCCGGCCAACCCCGAAGTCGCTATCGGCGCCGTCATGGCCGACGGCACCGCCGTACTCGACGAAGAAATCATCCGCGCCTACGCCGTTCCCACGGAATATCTCGACCGGGCCATAGCCCGCGAATTCGCTGAAATCGAGCGCCGCATGATCGCCTACACCGGCAGCGCCGCCACCCCCGACATAACCGGGCGGACCGCCGTCATCGTCGATGACGGCATCGCCACCGGCTACACCATCCGCGCCGCCATCGCCTGGCTCAAAACCCTCCGCCCCTCCGGGATCGTCGTCGCCGTCCCGGTCGCACCGCCCGAAACCGTCGCCGCGATTGCCGACGTCGACGAAGTCATCTGCCCCCTGCAGCCGGCGGCCTTTATGGCCGTCGGCCAGCACTACCGTGAATTTCCCCAGAACAGCGACCAAGAAGTTCAGTCCATCCTGAACCGGTTCAATACCAAGCGGTAA
- a CDS encoding AraC family transcriptional regulator: MACERATISLNRVRELHNVELVRARGVEHSLPRHMHDKLCVSIIDSGAREFFYRGGRYVVAPGQVQVVPPGEAHTCRTAAAMYSYRVVCIDETVLADTGGRSSRLPAATALFRSPVVEDAVLYRSLANMHDILSGQPGALEKGEAFHATVAQLFRHAATAPDERPAGSENGAVRQIKDYLEGQFERNVSLDELVLITGLSPYHLVRVFTAAVGMPPHAYLNQVRVTRAKLMLAAGRRLADAALAAGYADQSHFQRSFKKVMGITPGQYLAAL; encoded by the coding sequence ATGGCGTGCGAACGCGCGACGATCAGTCTAAACCGGGTCAGGGAACTGCATAACGTCGAGCTTGTCCGGGCGAGGGGCGTGGAGCATTCGCTGCCGCGGCACATGCATGATAAGCTGTGCGTTTCGATTATCGACAGCGGCGCCCGCGAGTTTTTTTACAGAGGCGGCCGTTATGTCGTCGCGCCCGGGCAGGTCCAGGTGGTCCCGCCGGGGGAGGCTCATACTTGTCGCACGGCGGCAGCGATGTATTCGTATCGGGTCGTCTGCATCGACGAAACGGTTCTGGCCGATACGGGCGGACGGTCATCGCGTCTTCCGGCCGCGACGGCGCTTTTCCGCAGCCCGGTGGTCGAGGACGCCGTGTTGTATCGCTCGCTGGCGAATATGCACGATATTTTATCCGGACAACCGGGGGCGCTGGAGAAGGGGGAAGCGTTTCACGCTACTGTCGCCCAGCTGTTTCGCCACGCGGCGACCGCCCCGGACGAACGGCCCGCCGGCAGCGAAAACGGGGCGGTCAGACAGATAAAGGATTATTTAGAAGGTCAGTTCGAACGGAACGTGTCGCTTGACGAGCTGGTGCTGATAACCGGCTTGAGCCCGTATCATCTTGTCCGCGTTTTCACCGCCGCGGTGGGGATGCCGCCTCACGCCTACCTTAACCAGGTCCGCGTAACGCGCGCCAAATTGATGCTGGCGGCGGGAAGGCGACTCGCCGACGCGGCCCTGGCGGCCGGCTACGCGGACCAGAGTCACTTTCAGCGTTCATTTAAGAAGGTCATGGGGATTACCCCCGGCCAGTATCTTGCCGCGCTATAG
- a CDS encoding Lrp/AsnC family transcriptional regulator: MLDDNDCKIVDALMANARATWAELGALLGLSAPAAADRVRRLEQRGVIKGYAALLDPDAIGCGFAAFIAVTLEKPEHRAPFLAKVAALPEILECHHAAGDDDYFLKVRCTGPRHLEKLISEELKALPGIVRTRTTVILSTVKETPVLPLGPAK, from the coding sequence GTGCTTGATGATAACGATTGCAAAATAGTTGACGCCCTGATGGCCAACGCCCGCGCCACCTGGGCCGAACTCGGCGCCTTGCTCGGCCTGTCCGCCCCCGCCGCCGCCGATCGCGTCCGCAGGCTCGAACAGCGCGGCGTTATCAAAGGATACGCCGCTCTTCTCGACCCCGACGCCATCGGTTGTGGCTTCGCCGCCTTCATCGCCGTCACCCTGGAAAAGCCCGAACATCGCGCCCCCTTCCTCGCCAAAGTCGCCGCCCTGCCGGAAATCCTTGAATGCCATCACGCCGCCGGCGACGACGACTACTTCCTCAAAGTCCGCTGCACCGGCCCCCGTCACCTGGAGAAGCTCATCAGCGAAGAACTAAAAGCCCTGCCCGGCATTGTAAGGACCCGCACCACCGTCATCTTATCCACCGTCAAGGAAACCCCCGTACTGCCGCTCGGGCCGGCAAAGTGA
- a CDS encoding cupin domain-containing protein: MQNGFAAAVAAGKINHLSKEVLADSVAWTAHPRFPGVFLKDVVPGADTKNVFSQHLVRVDDGCEIGRHAHDGKWELHNVVAGAGACVLGDRVIPYVPGEITVLPANVEHTVTARGADLYLLATFVPALA; encoded by the coding sequence ATGCAAAACGGGTTTGCGGCGGCGGTGGCCGCAGGGAAAATCAATCATTTGTCGAAGGAGGTTCTGGCGGACAGTGTCGCCTGGACGGCTCATCCGCGCTTTCCCGGCGTGTTTTTGAAGGATGTAGTGCCGGGCGCGGATACGAAGAATGTTTTCAGCCAGCATCTGGTGCGGGTCGATGACGGCTGCGAGATCGGTCGCCACGCCCATGACGGCAAGTGGGAGCTGCACAATGTCGTCGCGGGGGCCGGGGCGTGCGTACTCGGCGACAGGGTAATCCCCTACGTCCCCGGAGAAATAACGGTGCTGCCGGCGAATGTGGAGCATACGGTTACGGCGCGGGGCGCCGACCTTTATCTGCTGGCCACATTTGTGCCGGCACTGGCTTAA
- a CDS encoding DUF2889 domain-containing protein: protein MTPLYHSNIFTVVTRSGPGRLDARSTLLATGWEATASINAATATFIISDASWIVCRSPGAAHNGSRAVPALAGVAAGLGSGPALRAAAREEGDVPYRLLVECVKGIIQSETYLFGERGFSDAETFEKSWKENYTGSCRRYSDRSYEGRSWYEHVANRAWSDLLFTRAKTAVVTEHTDGSADIAGSFTDSYHELDSRLSVVGGVITAAQGAFLRAPDKICAESAAAVASLSGTPLASLGREEVVRRVGGHLGCVHMADLITHMLQTFADTGR, encoded by the coding sequence ATGACCCCGCTATATCACAGCAACATCTTCACCGTCGTCACCAGGAGCGGCCCCGGCCGGCTCGACGCCCGCAGCACCCTGCTGGCCACCGGCTGGGAAGCCACCGCTTCAATAAACGCCGCAACCGCCACCTTTATTATTTCGGACGCCAGCTGGATCGTCTGCCGCTCCCCCGGCGCCGCCCACAACGGCAGCCGCGCCGTACCCGCCCTCGCGGGAGTGGCGGCCGGCCTCGGTTCAGGCCCCGCACTGCGCGCCGCCGCCAGGGAAGAAGGCGATGTCCCCTACCGGCTGCTGGTCGAATGCGTAAAAGGCATAATCCAGTCCGAAACCTACCTCTTCGGCGAACGCGGCTTTTCCGACGCCGAAACGTTCGAAAAAAGCTGGAAGGAAAACTACACCGGTTCCTGCCGGCGGTATAGCGACCGCTCCTACGAAGGACGAAGCTGGTACGAGCATGTCGCCAACCGCGCCTGGAGCGATCTGCTCTTCACCCGTGCCAAAACAGCTGTCGTCACCGAGCACACGGACGGCTCGGCAGACATCGCCGGCAGCTTCACCGATTCCTACCACGAACTTGACTCCCGCCTCAGCGTCGTGGGCGGCGTCATCACCGCCGCCCAGGGCGCCTTCCTGCGCGCTCCCGACAAAATCTGCGCCGAATCCGCCGCCGCCGTCGCCTCGTTGTCGGGCACGCCGCTCGCGTCCCTCGGCCGGGAAGAAGTCGTCCGCCGGGTCGGCGGCCATCTGGGGTGCGTACATATGGCGGACCTTATCACCCACATGCTTCAAACCTTCGCAGATACCGGCCGTTGA